Within the Medicago truncatula cultivar Jemalong A17 chromosome 4, MtrunA17r5.0-ANR, whole genome shotgun sequence genome, the region accaaaatgcccttcggcagttaactgccgaagttttgaGTGAACCGGCGGCAGCAAACTACCGAGGAAACTGAACATAACCAGAACGCAGAAACTCAGTTTTCCAGTATTGCTTGCTTCTTCAAAACTTCTTCCAAACCATCCAACTTCTCCAAATTCGATTTTTCAGCAAAATCAAGTgcatcatctccatttaatcacaagtaagtatcttgactcatttttaatcataatgttagtttgggtaggtttttttttaaaaaaaatggtagttttcatgtggttagggttaatgtatgaattgaattttttatgagtgcatgtagtttataattgaatgtagttggtttaattgatgattgaatgatgttatggtataatgtggttttgattggtggcaaaataacacattttgagtatgtttgatactttgcacacaaagtgtttgataaaatgtgtcaatgacaattttattgattatttagttagtttaggtattGGATACGATCTTGATTGTAATTCGAAAACGTGTATGTTGAATTAAGTTGAATGCATattgaaaaagtgtatattgaattaggttgaatgtgtatattgaattatgtttagtGTAGGTTGAATGTAtatgataatgcatttgattttttgcgtttgaatgttaatgataatgtgtatgttaatgtttaggttcaatcaatgtctttattttggtaaagtggtttaatgtgaaagcggttatgtttaggttatgtttaggttgaatgtgaaagtgtaggttttgtttaggtttactgtttgttgataaagtggttgaatgatattaatttttattttttattttttgtagatatggccgatcaggaccccattgatccatcgaggatgattggtggtaggcgtgccatgactcagagccaccgcAAGGAGAGACAGATTgcccacatcccaaagaggggtagaggtcggaggggagatggCTCAGAaagctctcaggctacacagcctgaggagtcacaggttgttgacccgtcacagcctgttgaccagactagggtggagtacctgaactatcaggatcaggtacatcATGATGTGACGGACGGtggatatgaccaggatcatataccacatGAGCAGGATGCAGGAGACAaggatgacattgcagcagctgctgcaccggaggtgttacctacggaccctccctttcctggtgGACCGGTTGACTTGTCCTTGCTCCACTCTTATGCCGGTCATGTGGTGTTGCCACTctggtataattcaaataatgtaagtgtattttttttaattgttttttctttaagttaaaatattttctttaatttaaatgtgtgtttgtttaattattatatccacttttatatgtgttttttttaattggtttttctttatgttaaaatattttctttaaatgtgtgtttgtttttattattatatccacatctatatgtgttttttttaattctttttctttatgtttaattattttctttaaatgtgtgtttgttttaattattatatacattgttatatgtttatttttttaattctattttttatgtttaattgttttgtttatatgtgtttttgtttaaaccaaatttatttttctattatttcaggttcgtaagacccgcgtgcttaaaccgattaatcatggggcgaagattctcactctcggacgccctaacgggaatgagaattggttttgggatgcGCTTCAGCAGAGCGGGCTACATGACTTGGTCTACTTGGGGTACTCCaccgtgcctcatgccctgctgcttactttatgcgagaggtggcatccggagaccagcaccttccacatgccgatgggggagatgactgtgacattggatgatgtcgcatgtctcatgcatcttcctattgaggggcggatgttggcccatgggaagaagatgcccaagcatgagggagcggcactgCTGATGACGTATCTTGGTGTGGCCCAGCATGAGGCTGAGAAGATCTGCAACCAGgagtacggtgggtacattagctaccccaggctgagggacttctatacctcgtaccttggtagggccaacGTATTGGCGGGTACGGAGGATCCTGAGGAGGTTGAGGAGCTGGAGAGGGTCAGGACATACTGCGTCCGGTGTTACCTTTTGTACTTggtcggatgcttgttgtttggcgatagaagcaacaagcgcatcgagctgatatatttgacgaccatggcggacggctacgcagggatgcgtaattattcctaGGGAGCTATGACCCTCGCCTACCTATACGGCGAGTTGGCGGATGCATGTAGGCCTGGACACAGAGCGCTTGGggggagcgtgacactgctcactgtaagaaaactgaaattttatatttatgttaactttatttttttgtgaacttttaattttttgttatatttttccgtgcgtaataatttataaatgttatttgtttggtttgtgcaggcatggtttttggcgcattttccagGGTTTTTCAGTGTTGATCTCAACACTGACTACCTGGAAAACTATCCGGTTGCAGCAAGGTGGAAGCTCCAGAAGGGTCACGGGGAGGGGAtcacgtatcggtcactgctcgatcgtatacagttagatgatgtatgctggaggccgtacgaggagcacagagagatccaggacttcgaggaggttttctggtattctggatggattatgtgcggtgtccgtagggtgtaccgtcacttgcccgagagggttttgaggcagtacggatacgtgCAGACCATCCCTAGACATCCGACTGATGTTAGGGACCTCCCCCCGCCTTCCATTGTGCAGATGTTCatcgacttccgcactcacatGCTTAAGGCGGACGCTCggggtgagcaggcaggagagGATACATGGCGGGTGGCGGATGGCTATGTCCTgtggtacactagggtgtctcaccctcagatcttgccacctattccaggagatcttccgaggcctgcaaatgaagagcagatcattgcagagcagtggcagcggtatgaggcgagaagctcgcctgacacctatgacatggttagtggcgctgttgcctacgctgatgcgcagttaggccaggaggaggtcatgagcatgacccctcagcagtggtatgaggccatgacccatatgagggagcagatcgcgccgattCTGACCAGGAGGAGAGCCCAGAGGCTgaggaggaggcaccatcatcaggatcaggaccagtagtactattttccttttttaggacttattttttagttttagtcttttgatgacattgacccatatgtatatttgtatatttctactttgatgacattatttttaatttcatggttttttttactttgtttaatgtgcaaaaataggTTGCTTTAATGTGCaaatataggttgctttatgaacataaaacataaaaataagttgagaGTAGGAAAAATAGGGACGAGAGAGAACTTGAGAGAACTTGACAGAATATAATATAAGTGTCCCGTTGATTTGCTCGCAATTCGTGAAAGAAGAATTGGCGAAGATTTGAGAGAACTTGAGAACTTTGTGAAGTatgttcagttttcctcggcagttaactaccgaggttttctaCGACagttttcttcggcagttaactgccgaaattttctcaaatccggctgcagttaactgccgaggaaaacctcggtagttaactgccgaggatcttCTGCACTACAAAATCTGGCAGAATctcctctcatccattattGATCTTATCttccaaaatttcttcaaatgtcTCTCCAATTCTCTCTAACaaacacaaccaaatccaacaaactttattcaacaaaatcacaagtaagtaattataatgctattaacttacattttagttgttataaatgttattattttttagtttttgagtacatttattattttttagtagatttacatgttataattaaattttagggtatatgttagttgattaatgttgttaaaatatttgcatgatgtttatgttatatgatataaatttttttattttagtaagagtatatgatttataattttagggttatttttatgaattttagagtGTATGTATAATgtgtttttgattgattgtttttagtttcttattgtgtagatttaaaacaatggcggggtggatcgacgttcatgcgcaattcaacggcggagaacctcagaggttgaaggttcggtgccttggtgtaacatTAAGAGATCTCAAGGATacactgactgaattcaaccaagtagtcaaccccagagacacaaggatggtggaacacatttggtataaacgtccaacactcgacgaggggagagtatcattcagttgggtggaattaacgaacgacaaAAACGTGACgaccatgttttgggagcacaacatgttccagtggatcgatatgcgggtgaagttgcttagatcaactgaagatatcgtcaaaagtttgattccgccacaagatcgtcattagttagggtaaggtgcattccaactacaacattTGTAttcctttgaatgaggtaattcaaacttgtcaaacaacaggactcaagcatttcgcaagcacctcatgtttctcctttgaaaatattaaatttttgttatgctggtttagatgaaggtattaagtgtcaaggattgaacctcaattcggtggcacttgaataccatcatctaaagcaagcctcacaaaaatttattattttcaaagggAAAACATGAGGTGTttggcgaaatgcttgagtcttgttgttttgcaggtttgaatttatcccattcaaaggtaacacaattgttggggttggaatgcacattccaactgcaacaattgtcttaccctggatggggcaattcaaacttgttaatcggcaggactccagtattcgatgagcatcttggacaatggtattcaagtgtcaaggaatacacctcattcttttgacacttgaataccatcgtTCAAGATGCTtatcgaatactggagtcctgctgcttagcaagtttgaatttgccccattcagtggtaagatgattgttgcagCTGGAAGGTAAATTTCGGAATGTAATGTaaaatgcaatgtaatgtgataacatatattttgttttgaatggaacaataattatcttattttgttttcaaatttatttattccaaatgcaattttattctaaataccataatgtcaaacaaaatgtgcgcgacacaaaaataaaacataaaaaaatccaaaacaattaggcattaaaagccattacattcattcttcctcgtcacacaaatCAATCGGCTTGTCCGCTACAGTCCCTGCggtaccttgttttggttgaggaccgaaatagcatgtcctcccgctcctcctcaacctcgagtgattgtacaccggcaccttcgaacccttcttttttttcggaaccatcgcAAACAATTCCATGCCATGTCATAGGTGACTTTTCTTTTTTCGTCTCATCATCgtgaacgttaccctgattctgattctgagacatatctacatttaaaaaaatatggcgaTCAATTCAACCTAcactaacctaaactatcctaacaattctaaccattctaacctaaactatcctaacatatcataaaatcaacaaatcaatataatcgaacctatataatcgaaatttaacaaaaaataacatacaattcGACCACAAAGCAACTATTGcataggattcaaaaaacttacttgtttttgtgattaaaattggcttctaatggcttcaaatgactcaaaatcgcaccttcaaaaattaaaaacgcaacaatggagttttggaaactcctatgaaGTTCTGATCTTATAACATtctcctcggcagttaactaccgaggttttcctcggcacttAAATGCCGCCGGTGTCccaaaaacttcggcagttaactgccgccagttcctaaaaacctcggtagcaaactgccgaagggcattttggtattttactcgtgtggcacaaccaaactatatgtgggaacagcaattctcaaaaGACACCGCtaccaaaaaagaaagattaaaCGATTCCTTAATATGCGGGCATCAATCATCATGACTAGTTAACAATTGAagcaaaaaattaaagttgagcTAAAGAGTTGCCGACCAAACACATCCATCCATCCCGCTCGGCGTTAGAACATAGACAAATATCCGGAAAAAATTGAACTGATAGAATCCAAATCTGAAATGAGTAGAGTACTTTGTTTTTTGCTGTTCCTGGTTCTCATCATCCAAACGGATGAAGTTCAAAGTTCCTACGCTGGTTCAGCTAGTTCCATCATCAACCCTTCCAAAGTCAAACAAATTTCATGGATTCCAAGGTCTCTTTCCTATTCTTCAATCAAACTCTCTATATTTTCCAATTCGTTAATTAACTTTATCATACTCAATTCCATTGTGCAGAGCTTTTGTTTATCAAGGTTTTCTCACCGACTTGGAATGCGATCACTTGATTTCTTTAGTAAGTATCGGAATCTCTTTATGCAATATTCATATCATGTAACTAACTTAAtcgttttttgtttgtttaggcGAAATCAGAGTTGAAGAGATCTGCTGTTGCGGATAATCTTTCAGGAGATAGTCAATTAAGTGATGTTCGAACAAGCTCTGGCATGTTCATTTCCAAAAACAAGGTTACTTTCTTTctgaatctattttttttttttttttcatttatatttcgcttactttttttttttatttgtttattgatAGGATCCTATTGTTTCTGGTATTGAGGACAGGATTTCAGCCTGGACCTTTCTTCCTAAAGGTACTTCATACTCTTGAGTCTTGTTAATGTTCATGCTATTTTTATTGGGTAAAACCAAGTCACATATTAAAGATGAAATGAAATGTAGATTCACATAGTCATTATGTTCGGTTGTTCGTTGCAATGAGAATACGAGAGCtatattcaataaacaagtgAAACCTaggaaaaaaaggtaaaattatGTTGCCAGtttaattaagtaaattaaaataagctACCCCATACTCACTTGATAAGTGATGCATTGTTTCAGGATCAACAGGGTAATTCATTcatttatgattaaatagttaGTTGGTTTAAATATGCATATGGTCCCTACAAATATTAGGTGTTTTAGTATtattggttttagtccttgccaatatctattttttgtttttgatccttgttgttttgttttagtccttgtaaaacttATTCACATTGGATTTGGTCCTTTTAATATGCATATTAATTGATTTTAGCTCCTCAAAATAAGgattaaacttattttaatatgaATAGATTTTACGCGGACTGAAACAAAACAGTAAggatcaaaacaaaatattctatatttgcaaGGAGTGAAACCAAAAACGACAATTTTAAagggaccaaaacccaaacacttgatatttgcagggaccatttGAATATTTAAGCCTAGTTTCTTTATACAAATTATCCTTATGCTTCATATTGTATAAATTGCAAAGGCAGTGTTTGAAGAAAAGAATGAACTTCTACTTGAATGATCTGTTAAAATGTGATAACTTTCCTACCTATCTAACTATCTATAATGAAGCAATTAGGCACTAATCACTCTCCTTGTACTATTTGTGGTTAAATTTCAGAAAATGGAGAAGACATACAAGTATTGAGATATGAGCATGGACAGAAATATGACCCTCATTATGATTACTTTGCTGATAAAGTTAATATAGTTCAGGGTGGACATCGCCTCGCAACTGTTCTCATGTATCTCACCAATGTGACCAAAGGCGGTGAAACTGTGTTTCCAGAAGCAGAGGTATGTACAGTAAATTAGATGTGTTTATCATGAGAAttgaaaatgtattattttcttGATCGAATGACCTCTGGTGTCCTGCTGGATTCCCATCGTGCAGTTATCTTGTGCCAATTCAATCTATGAATAATTCTGTTTTTTATTCTGCTTAAATTTATTGCATGAGATGtatatgtagtttttttttatcatattctgTCTAGGACTCTGGATGCTAGTATTCTATTTCTACGACACTAGATAGTAAAAGCCTTAGAAACTGAGTACAAAGTTTGGAGGAAATACAAGTCAGTGTGTATTACTGGGTCAACCGGGGCTGGGTACTCAGACAGGCAGTATATATTGGCTGACTGTACTTATAAGGATGCATGTTTTGCACTTTGATCATATTTCTACTTGTAGTCTTGGAGGATACCGTCTTTTGTTCATATTATACTCTCAGTGTCCTCTTCTCTGGTTGTTTCCTATTCATAGGGTGGATCTGATAGTTTCAAAGAGGCCATTTATACTTTTATTACCAATACTGATAGCTAATTTTAATAGCTTATGGATTTTCATTCGGCTTACAGGAACCTCCACGTCGCAGAGGTTCTAAAAAAAGTAGTGATCTCTCTGAGTGTGCCAAAAAAGGAATAGCAGGTAGGAAACTGGATAcgtaattacttttattatgggTTTTCCCTCAATTATTATTCTTTCATGTACAGTTTTTGCTAGTCATTTTATGCTGAATGATTGTTGTTTTTCTCTTATTACCTGGCATTGCATAGTGAAACCACGTAGAGGGGATGCACTTCTTTTCTT harbors:
- the LOC11417773 gene encoding probable prolyl 4-hydroxylase 4, giving the protein MSRVLCFLLFLVLIIQTDEVQSSYAGSASSIINPSKVKQISWIPRAFVYQGFLTDLECDHLISLAKSELKRSAVADNLSGDSQLSDVRTSSGMFISKNKDPIVSGIEDRISAWTFLPKENGEDIQVLRYEHGQKYDPHYDYFADKVNIVQGGHRLATVLMYLTNVTKGGETVFPEAEEPPRRRGSKKSSDLSECAKKGIAVKPRRGDALLFFSLDTNAIPDTNSLHAGCPVLEGEKWSATKWIHVDSFDKIVGAGGGCSDQHDSCERWASLGECTNNPVYMVGSSDLPGYCRKSCKACL